Within the Flavobacterium sp. CG_23.5 genome, the region TATACGAAAGCTCAACAGGAATCATACTTTTAAAATAATATTTGGCTCCAATTTTATAAGCAATAGGTTCATTTTCTCCTGCTATACCATTATCACCATAACCTAATCCTAATTTAAGCGCCAGATTGTTTTTGATGAAATAACCGCCCTCGACTCCAATGTTGTAAGCAGTAACACCGTCAGAAGAAGTTAGGTACAATGAGGTAGAACCTACATTTTTACCAAATCCAGTATTTACTTCTACGAGCCATTTCCCTTTTGAAACTTGGCCTTCTTTTGCTTGACCATTTGCAAATCCAAATGCAAATAACGCAAGTGCAGCTAAAATAATTTTCTTCATATTTATTTGTTTGTTTTTTGTTCAAACAAAAATAGAATTAAAACTTATTTAAATAAGAAATTTATGACATATTTAACTAAAAGTAAATTTTTAAAAAATCATACTATCAACTTGGTATCGTAATATAGACATATTGCAATATGAAGTATTTTCATAAAAAAAGGAGCTCCAATTTGAAGCTCCTTTTTTTTATATATTTCTCGAATAAACTTATTCCTTCAATCGACAAGCTTTACTTTCCCCAACAACCACAACTTCGGTCATTCCCAAAGAAGATAAGTTTTTCATGGCTTTATCCCATTTTTTACCACTCAATTCTGATTTGATTTTTAGTAACCCAAAATCCATTTGGTTTTCATTGGTTTTCAACAGCGCAACAATCAATTTCTCGTCATCTTCCAATTCAATTTGAACTTGCTTTTTCTCTGGTCGCATTTGAGGAAACAACAATACTTCTTGAATAGAAGCATTATTTGTCAAATACATAATCAAACGGTCCATTCCTATTCCCATTCCTGATGTAGGAGGCATTCCATATTCTAAAGCTCTCAAGAAATCTTCATCGATAATTCCCGTGGCTTCATCATCTCCTTTTTCAGCCAAACGCATTTGGTCTTCAAAACGTTCTCTTTGATCAATTGGGTCATTCAATTCCGAATAAGCATTTGCCACTTCTTTACCACAAACCATTAATTCAAAACGCTCTGTCAATTCCGGATTATCGCGGTGTGATTTACACAAAGGCGACATTTCCTTTGGATAATCAGTGATGTAAGTAGGCTGAATATAATTTCCCTCGCATTTCGCACCAAAAATCTCATCGATCAATTTTCCTTTCCCCATTGTAGCATCCACGTCAATTCCCATGCCTCTTGCAGCATCAAAAAGTTCAGTTTCACTTTTTCCAGAAATATCAAAACCAGTAAAATGTTTGATAGAATCCGTCATCGTAACACGAGCATAAGGTGCTTTAAAGCTAATTTTGTGTTCTCCAAAAGTAACTTCGCTAGTTCCATTTACAGCAATTGCACAATATTCCAGCAAATCTTCGGCAAATTTCATCATCCAATTGTAGTCTTTGTAGGCTACATATATTTCCATAGCGGTAAATTCCGGGTTGTGCGTACGATCCATTCCTTCGTTACGGAAATTTTTCGAAAACTCATAAACTCCTTCAAAACCACCAACAATCAATCTTTTTAAGTACAACTCATTCGCAATACGCATGTATAAAGGCATATCAAGCGAGTTGTGGTGTGTGATAAAAGGACGCGCTGCGGCACCACCAGGAATTGGTTGTAAAACAGGAGTTTCCACTTCAAGATATCCTTTGTCATTAAAGAAAGTACGCATGGCATTGAACAATTTTGTTCTCTTGATAAACGTTTCTTTCACATGATCGTTCACCGTTAAATCCACATAACGACGACGGTATCTTTGTTCTGGATCAGCAAAAGCATCGTGTGTTTTTCCGTCAGCATCCGTTTTTACAACAGGAAGTGGTTTCAAGGCTTTTGCCAAAACTGTCAATCCATACACATGGACCGAGATTTCACCCACTTGCGTTTTAAAAACCGTTCCGCGAACCCCAATAAAATCGCCAATATCCAATAGTTTTTTGAAAACCACATTGTACATCGTTTTCTCCTCATCAGTCGAAATATCATCTCTCGAAACATAGATTTGAATACGTCCTTCAGCATCTTTCAATTCTGCAAATGACGCCTTTCCCATGATACGCTTACCCATCAATCGTCCTGCTAAAACAACTTCTTTCCCTTCGTACTTCTCGAAATCGGCTAGGATTTCGCTGGAATAAGCGGTGGTAATAAATTCGGCTGCTGGATAAGGCTCGATGCCTAAATTGCGTAATTCGGTAAGTGCTTCTCTACGTAATATTTCTTGTTCGGATAATGCCATTTTATGCTGTTTTTAAGAGCACAAAG harbors:
- the lysS gene encoding lysine--tRNA ligase; the encoded protein is MALSEQEILRREALTELRNLGIEPYPAAEFITTAYSSEILADFEKYEGKEVVLAGRLMGKRIMGKASFAELKDAEGRIQIYVSRDDISTDEEKTMYNVVFKKLLDIGDFIGVRGTVFKTQVGEISVHVYGLTVLAKALKPLPVVKTDADGKTHDAFADPEQRYRRRYVDLTVNDHVKETFIKRTKLFNAMRTFFNDKGYLEVETPVLQPIPGGAAARPFITHHNSLDMPLYMRIANELYLKRLIVGGFEGVYEFSKNFRNEGMDRTHNPEFTAMEIYVAYKDYNWMMKFAEDLLEYCAIAVNGTSEVTFGEHKISFKAPYARVTMTDSIKHFTGFDISGKSETELFDAARGMGIDVDATMGKGKLIDEIFGAKCEGNYIQPTYITDYPKEMSPLCKSHRDNPELTERFELMVCGKEVANAYSELNDPIDQRERFEDQMRLAEKGDDEATGIIDEDFLRALEYGMPPTSGMGIGMDRLIMYLTNNASIQEVLLFPQMRPEKKQVQIELEDDEKLIVALLKTNENQMDFGLLKIKSELSGKKWDKAMKNLSSLGMTEVVVVGESKACRLKE